Genomic window (Sulfurimonas sp.):
GATAGAAAAGATGATAAACTAAACGAAGCTTATGCTAATACTATGGGAAGCTACTCTGCTGATGGAATGGAGTTTAGTTCAAGTACATACAACAGTATAAATCTAAACTCAAAACTTAATACAAATAAGCATGTTCAGACGGCTAAGGATAAAGTAGTGTTAAATACAAATAATACTAACTTTAAAAATAGAGTAAAAGAAAATGGAGATAAGGTTGATTTTGAAGCTTATTGGTCACTAAGTGATGTTGATAGAATGAATATATTAAGTAATCCAAAAACTCCAATAGAGGAAAAAATAAATGCTCTTGTAGCTGTAGGATTAACACCAAAAGAAATTAAAAAAAGTCTTGGTAACAATTCAGACTTTAAAGCCCTTTTAAAAAATGGAGATAAAAAGTTTGATACTGTTTATGCTGAGCAGAAAAATAAGGTTGATAAGGTTAACAATATTGTTGATAATACGGTAAATGCTTTACAAGCTAGTGAACTAGCTTTAGGTGGAAGAGAAGTAGTTAAAAATGTCATAGAATCTATTACTAAAAAATCATTAGCATTTTCTATTAAAAACGCTAGCTGGACTGCTAGTGTTGACCTGACAAGACAGGTAATAACTCAAGTTGTAGAAAATCCACAACTTTTAGAAGAATATAAAAACAATCCAGAAGAAACCATGAAAAAGATTTACAATAATATTGATTTAGTTCAAACTGCTGTATCAGCTGGTGTAGGTTCTACTGGTACAAAAACATCAACAAATATGAATAATTTGAAAGGAAAAATAAAAGCTAGAGAAACAGTAAAAAAACAATTAGATGATGTTAAGTCAAATAGTAAAAGTAAAAGCAAAATTAAAAAATTAACTAAACGATTGGATGAAAAAACTGATAAAGTAATTGATAGAACAATAATATATGGCACGCCTATAATTATAAAACAAGTTTTAAATAGTCAACCTAAAGATATAATTGAAGAAGTTATAAATACTAATTTATCTAAAAAGGATGATGATGGAACAAATTAATTTAAAAACACTTTTTGAAATATCAAAAGGTATCTTTTTTGTCGTTCTTGCTGGCTTACTTAGTTTAGTAGTTTTTTCTTTGTGCGATGAAAATAATATTACAAATGTATATATTATTATTAGTTTATATGTTATAGTTTTTTTAGTACTTTTTTTCTTTACTATACATGTTTTTAAAATAACATTTGAATATAGTTCTTTATTCCTAGTGGGATTTATCATTTTTTCTATACCAATAATATTTAATAATGATTCTAAAAAGAATGGAAATGATATGAATACTACACTTAAACAACACTCCATTTTTCAAACAGAAGAACAAATGAATAATTATAAATATGCAAATATTGAAAACAAAATTATTATTTTAAAAAATATGGGATTAAATACAGAAAAAATATTTGATAGATTGAAAAACAATATGGAATTTAGAGAATTAATTAAAGGTGGTAATGATAAATTTAATGAGATTTATAATGGAGTTGAAAATACATCACAAGATTCGGCACAGTGAGTGAATCTCCACTTTTAAAAAAAATAAATAAAGGGAAAAACTTAAAAAATGCAACCACTAAAAACAGCATTAATAATACTTTTCCTTTTAAACAACTACTGCTACGCATACCTACCAAACCTAGATGCTACCTCCAACATAACAATAAAAGAAACTAAAGAAACAAGTGAGATAGAGTCAGATGAGATACATGGAGTAGCAGTAGCAAAGTTTGTAATAAAAACAGAATATGTTGCACTTCATAAAGCAATATTAGCAGTCCAAGAAGCAAAAAAGACAATAGATAATGCAAAAGATAATTATGATGATTATAAAGATGAAGTAAAAAAACAAGAGGGTTTATTTGCTAAAGTAAAACAAGATTACAAAAACAATGTAGGCTATATAGAACTAGTAGATGTAGAAGAGTTTGAAGAACTACTAGATGACCTAAAAGAAGATGATAAATACTATAAAGCAAATATTATAATGAACCCCTAAAACTGAACCAGTAAAATTTGTTTTCTTATTTCAAAAATGATAAAATTGAAATAGAGAATATAGGAATTAAATATGAATGCAAAAAGAAAAAGTTATAGTGCAAATTTTAAAGCAAAAGTAGTACTGGAAGTTTTAGAGGGTGAAAAAACTGTTAATGAAATAGCTAGTGGATATGAAGTCCTACCTCTAAGTTTAAGAAATTGGAAAAAACAGTTTCTTGAGAATATGTCATTAGCATTTGATAAAAGTACTGTTGTAAAAGAATACAAAGATGAAATTGATACTCTTAAATATGAAAAAGATGCAATTGCAAAAAAACTTGGAGAGACAATTGTTGAGAAGGATTTTCTTGTGGAAAAGCTAAAAAGCTTGGCCTCATCTAAAGAGAGAAAAACTCTACTTGATGCTAAGCATAAATTATCACAGAATAAGCAGTGTCAATTGCTACAGGTAAGTAAGTCGAGTTTGTACTATACTCCAACTAAACCGTTTAGTAGAGGTAAAGACTTGAAAATATTAGATGCTATAAATAATATATATTCAGACTTTCCATCATATGGAAGTAGAAGAATTCATGCTCAACTTTTAAGAGATGGGTATAGCATAGGGAAAAAGTTCGTTAAGAAAGCTATGAAGTATATGGGTATAGAAGCCTTGTATCCTAAGCCTAAGACCACTACAGCAAACAAAGAACATTATAAGTATCCATATCTCCTAAAAGATTTTAGAGATTATGCTGGACGTGTTGTAATTGAAAAAACTAATCAAGTCTGGAGTACAGATATTACTTATATCAAACTGGAAAAAGGCTTTGTATATTTAGCCGCAATAATAGATTGGCATAGTAAAAAAATACTCTCATGGAAACTTTCTAACACAATGGATATTTCCTTAGTTAAAAGTGTGTTAAATGAAGCACTCGCATTTTATCCTAAACCAGAGATATTTAACACAGACCAGGGAAGTCAATATACTTCAAAAGTTCATGTTGATATTCTCAAAAAACACAACATTAAAATTTCAATGGATGGAAAAGGTAGAGCTACTGATAATATTTGCATCGAAAGATTCTGGCGAAGTATTAAGTATGAAGAAATTTATCTGAATGAATATAAGAATATAAAATCTCTCAATCGAGCAATAAAAATATATATGAACTCTTACAACAAAAAAAGATTACATTCGGCGATTGGATATAAAACTCCAAATGAAGTTTATTATAAAGCTGTCAATAATTTAGATCCTAAAGGAGCAAAACTGTTACCACTGGTATCGTAAAGAGGTAAAATAAGAAAACTTGTTTTACTGGTCTTGAAAAAGGGAACCATTATAGTAGATAACTCAGAGACTACAAATGAACAAGCAACTCAAACAAACTCAAACCTTCAAGCAAATAACATAAATATAAACACTAAAGAAAAAACAAGCATAAAAGGTGCCGAGGTAAAAGCAAAAGACTCTCTAGTTATAAACACTAAAAACCTAGAGGTAGCATCTGTACAAGACACAGCTAAAACAAGAAGTCACTCTATAGGAGTAAGTGCAGGATATGGAGGAGGAAGTCTAAGTAGCTTAGGAGCAAACCAAAGTAAAGCTAACTCTAGATCTAAACAGACAATACTTACAAGCTTAACAGGAAACAAGGTAGATATAACTACAGCAAAAAACACTAAACTAAAAGGTGCAACTATAGCAGCACTAGATGCACAAGGAAATGACAACGGTAACTTAAACCTAAAAACAGAAACTCTAACAGCATCTAGCCTTAATAACACATACAACTCTAAAAGTATGTCTATAGGAATACAATCAGGAGTAACAACAAGTAATTCTAAAAATATAAACAAAGGTATAGAAGGTGGAACAACAGAGATAGATGGAGTAAGTACAATAGCACTAGACTACTCAAACAACAGAACCAACTCAAAAACAAAAACACTTGCAACTCTAGGAAGTGGAAATATACAAATAGCAAACAAAGAAGATTCTGATACAAAAATGCTAAACAGAGATGCAAGTAACAATGAAGTAGATATTTACAACATCTCTAGTCATAAAGGTCTTAAGGGGGAGTTGGATACTAGGCTTCTTACAAAAGATGGACTAAATAGTATAAAAGAAGACCTAGAAAAAACAAAAAGAACAGGACAATCTTTAGCTGATGTTGCTACTAAAGATGAGTTTGAGTTAAAAGATACAGTTCAGCACTTGGATGAAGTTCTAAAAGACCTTGAGATTCAAAAACAGTTTGCACTTCAAAACGATGGTAAAGGTATAGAAACACTAAAAGGTGAAGGTTCTACAATAGAGCAAAAACAAGAAGCTATAAAACAATACGCAAAAATCTATGCTGATACTTATGGTATAAACATAGAAGAAGCAAATATAATTGCTACCAATAAGTTCGTAAAAGCTTCTCAGTACTCAAGTGATGGTAAAAAATCAACAATAGATATAAATGATAATGCTCAAAGAAATGCAACAGACTACGCAAAAACTATGGGACATGAAGTAACACATGCTAGAATATCTCAAGGTACAACAAGAGATAGAGGAACTGAAAAACTAAATGAAGCATATGCAGATACAATGGGAAGCTATTCTGCTGATGGAATGGAGTTTAGTTCAAGTACATACAACAGTATAAATCTAAACTCAAAACTTAATACAAATAAGCATGTTCAGACGGCTAAGGATAAGAAGTTGTTGAGTAGTAATAATGCTAAGTTTATAAAAAGAGTAATAACTGATTCTAATAATGTTGAGTTTTCTACATTATCAATAGGTGATTATGATAGATTTCAAAAAAATAATGAAAGGAATATAGAGAGATTAGAAACTTTAACTAAACAAGGAAAATCAGACTCTCAAGAAGCTCTAAAGCTAGTAAATACCATTAAAAAAGATACTAAAGAGTTAATACATTATGGAGTAACAAGAGAAGAAGTCGCAAACAATATACAAAATTTTAATAATAAAATTGATGATGGTAATTTAGAGTTTTTAGAGGTTGTGACAGCTGTAGGTGGAACAACAGTTATTAGTAAGAAAATTATCAAAGAAGTACATAAGTTAGATTTAGAAGTTGGAATAAAAGTGGATAATCTAATCAAAAACAAAGTGATTCCTGTTATTAAAAATGGATACTACAAAATTTCCAATAAATTTTTAGAAAACCCAACAAAGTATACTAAAGGTGGGCTTGATGCTGTTGAGAGTTATTTGCCAGGAGTACCATCGGCTAGTAAGGTTGGTTATGGAACTTTACTAGGTAGTAAAATATATGATAAGACAATAGAAGTATTAAATTCAGAGAACGAAAATGAAAAATAGTTCAAAACTTTTTGATTATATTTTTAGCTTTATGTCTATAATATTGGGGGTTATTATATATATAGATAGACAAGCGAAAGATGCTTTTCGCGTGTATGACTTTAGTCAATACAATTTATATATTATTGTAAGTGCAAGTTTAATACTTTTTGGACTTATTTGGTTTTATACAACTTTTAAGAGCCACACAAAGTATAAACAAAACATAGAATTCTCCAAATGCCAAAACTGCAAAATAAGCTACCGATACGAAACACTAAAAGATGGCATCTGTCCAACTTGCAATATAAAGACAATAGAAATAGACGAATATTATAAAAAGTATCCAGAAGAATTGGATGATATTTAAATATAGATTTAATTTATATTTTGCTAATAGTATTAATTATGATAAAATAATCATATGAATACAAGACAAGAAATTCTAGATTTTTTAAAATTAAATCAATTATATATTAAAAAACATTATTCTCTTACAAAAATAGGTTTGTTTGGTTCGTTTGCTAGAAATGAGCAAAAAATTGATAGTGATATTGACCTGTTAATAGAGATTGAACAAGACGCAAAAAATATTTATGATTTAAAAAAATCTCTTTCAAAATACCTTACGAAAGCATTTGATAGAAATGTTGATATAGCACGAGAAAAGTACTTAAAACCTTATGCTAAAAATGAAATTTTGAAAGATACTATTTATGTCTATTAAAGTAAAATTTGAACTTTTATCACTTGTTGAAGCTATTGAAAAAGTAGAGTTATATTCTCAGGATTTTTCTAATGCAGATGATTTTTATCATGATCAGAAAAGTTTTGATGCCTCCATGATGCAATTTGTTATTATAGGGGAGTCTATTAACAGACTAGACAAAAGATTTAAGACTAAACATAATGAAATTCCTTGGCAAAAAATAAAAGACTTTAGAAATATAATTGCACATGACTATTTTGGTATAGATGCTGACGAAATATGGGATATTATTAAAAATAAAATATTACCTTTAAAGGAAAAAATAACCCTTCTTAGTGAAGAGTTTGAACCTACTAAATGGTAAATCTAAAAAGATAAACTCATAAAATGAAAAAACTAACCCAAACCATATCACTACTAATCTCATACACTTTAATCTTCTTACCACTACACGCTGCTTCTATCCAAACAGATGGAAGTACAAACACCACACTTGACAAAGCAAGAAATAATGTACCTGTAGTAAATATAGCAAATCCTAATGCATCAGGACTCTCTCACAATAAGTTTAGAGAGTACAATGTCCAGACGCAAGGTCTTATCCTAAATAACTCCAGAGATACAACTGTAAATACTCAACTAGGTGGTTTTATATTTGGTAATAAAAACCTAACTTCAAATGCAAAAGTAATACTAAATGAAGTAACAAGTACCTCTAGAAGTAGACTAAATGGTTATACCGAAGTAGCAGGAAAAAGAGCAGACCTAGTCATAGCAAATCCAAATGGAATTAGTATAAATGGAGCAGGATTTATAAATACCTCTAGTGTAACTCTTAGTACAGGAACCCCTATTATAAACAGAGGAAATTTAGAATCTTTTAACATACTTGGAGGAGATATAAGTATAGAAGGTAGTGGACTAGATGCCATGGGTTCAGATAGCACTTATATATATACTCACTTTCTAAAACTAAATGCTGATATACATGCAAAAAACTTAGAAATTAAACTAGGTAAAAATAGTATAGATGCTAATACTAAACAAATCATATCTTCTACAAATAGTAATGAAGTGACTTTATTTCTACTAGATTCATCTACACTAGGTGGAATGTACGCAAACAGAATCTCTCTTGTAGGAACAGATAAAGGTTTAGGAGTAAACCTACCACCTGAAGTCTTGGCATCTACTGGTGAGATATATATCACCAATGATGGAGATATAAAACTACAAAATGTAAAAGCAAAAACAGATATGAATATAGATGCTAAAGATGCAGATATAACAATAGAAGATACAATAAAATCAGGTGTAGATATAACACTAAAAGCAAAAAACATCTCAAACAACGCTCTCATAAACAGCTCAAACGATTTAACTATAACTTCTGATAATTTAACAAATAATAGAACTATGTTTAGTGGGAATGATATGTTTCTTTATACTAAAGATACTCTTTTAAATAATGAAGATGCAAATATATTTGCTGTAAATAACTTAACAATGTCAGCAAATATTTTAGATGAAAAAACAGTTAAAATTATAAATGACAGAGCTTCTATTCAGACACTTAATGGTGATATGAATCTATACGCAAATACTTTTGAGAATAGTGGTGAGAAAGCTGTAATAGGAACTAAGAGTATTGGTAGTTATGATATAGAACTGTTTTTAAATGGAAATAATAATGAATATTATGACCATCTTTACTATCAAGATGATGGGCAAGGAGGCTCTAGAACAATATACACTTTAAAATATACTTCTGATGTTTATAACGAATTAAAAAATGAGGGTAAGTACTATAACACTGTAAAAGATGAATGGAAATATGCTAGTGGAAGACTATTCTATGATGATGAACATACATACTACGGAACACCTGTGGGACCAAGAGGATTGCTGATAAATGGGATATTTTATCCAGAATCTGAACTCATTAGAACCAAGAACCTTTATTTACATCAGACATTCTTCACATACAAAGATAGGAGTGGATTAAATTTTGCAAATAATGATAAAAAGAAACCTATAGGTTATTATTATGATGATAATGATGTTCATTCAAAGTTAAACAAAATTTACAAACAATTTAATCTTAATGTTCAAAAAAACACATCTTTATTGGGTCTTAGTTATTTCACTCTGCAACAGACAAGTCTTCCAAAGGAAACTCAAAGAAAATTCACAAATACAATTACAGAAGATGAACTTATCTCTTCTCCTAAGAAGTTCTCAAAACTCGCATCAGGAAAAAACTTAAATATAAATGTTGATAATTTAAAAAACTACTATAGTGAAATATCAGCATCAGAAGATATAAACTTTTTAAACCCAACTGGAACTATAGATAATCTCTCAGAAACACTATATAGACACAATACTAAAACAGGAGAGTATTATTATGAGTGGGGGAAATCTGGAGGATTGTTTCCAAAATCAAAATATAAATGGGCAGCACTTCCAACAGATAAATCATCAAAAGTACTTGAAAAAATATTTTCAACGATACAAGCAGGTAAAAATATAACAGGAAGTTCAGGAACAGTCAGCAACGGCTATAAAGAAAATGCAGTCATTCCTAGTTCCACAGATGTAAATGAAGACGAGAATGATATTACTTATAAGAATTCAGATGGAACTACTATCATATCTATTCCAAAAGATAAGTTTGGTTTATTTGTAAAAACTAAAAATCCTTTATCTACTTTTTTAATAGAAACAAACCCAGAATTTGCACTCTATGAAAACTTTATTAGTAGTGATTATATTATGAGTCATATTGAGTATGATTCAGAAGCTACAACTAAACGACTAGGAGATGCTCTTTATGAAAATACTCTTATAAGAAAGAGTATATTTGCTCAAACAGGAAGAAGGTTTCTAAACAGTGATATTAAAAATGATAATGAGCAATTTAAATACTTGATGGATAATGCAATACAAGCAAATAAGTCACTAGAACTAAGCCCAGGAATATCACTAAGTAAAGCTCAGATAAATGCACTTACACAAGATATAGTCTGGATGGAGGAACAAATAGTACAAGGAGAAAAAGTACTCGTTCCAGTTGTATATATAGCAAATGCAAATAATTTCAAACTTCAAGGTTCTCAAATAATTGCAGGAGATAGTCTAAACTTAAAAGTAGCAACTCTTAAAAATTCAGGAAGACTTGAAGCTGGAAAAAGTTTAAATATAGAGGCATCAGATAGTATTACAAATATAGATGGAAATATAAAAGCAAATGAAGATATAACTCTAAAAGCAACTAATGATATATCAAATATAAGTGCAAATATAAAAGCTAAAAATATAAACTTAGCTTCTACCGATGGCTCTATTATAAACAAACGCTATACCAAAAATGTTTCTTACAGTAGACTAAATGGTACAGATAATAAAGTTCTGATTGGTGAAGCTTCAAGTATACAAGCATCAAACTCTTTAAATATAGAAGCTAAGGATAAAGTATTAATTCAAGGTAGTAAGTTAGAAGCTAAAGATATAAATATTGAAGCTAAAGATGTTGAGATAGTAACAACTGTAGATAAAAAGGACTTTTCAGCAGGAAACTCTAAAAACTATGTCAAAGAAAAGTCTACGACACACTTAGCATCTAACATAAATGCTAAAAATATAAATATAAACTCTAAAGATATGACAAGTATCAAAGGCTCAAATATAAATACAAGTGATAACTTAAATATTAAAGCAAAAAAAATAGATGTTTTAGCTGTTAATAACTTTACATACAAAGAAACAAAAGAGACAACTGAAGGCTTTTTAAGTTCAAGTTCTACTACAAATAAAAAGTCTACTTCTAGAAATGTTGCTGCATCATTAAATGCAACTAATGTAAATTTAACAACTACTAAAGATGATATAGCTGTAGTTGGTTCAAACCTAGATGCTAAAGAAACTCTTGCCTTAGATAGCGCAAAAGATATAAATATAAAAGCTGGTTACAACATAGACTATAAAGATTCTAAAACTATAAAAACAAGTATGCTTAGTGGCAGTGATATTTTTAGTACTAGCATGGACAACATAGGTGCACTTGATAAAACAGCCCAGTCTTCAAACTTAAAAGCTTCAAACATAACTCTAAAATCAAACACTGCAAACATAGAAGGTTCAAACTTAGAAGCTCAAAAAAGTATAGATATAGATGCTAGTGAGATAAACATACAAACAGCTAAAGAAGAACATAAAACATGGGAACAACATGAAAAAATATCTTTAACATTTAACCAAGCTGTAGAAGGGATTGGTAACCTTGGTTTAAGTATGGCTACACTAGGTCAGGCAGGTTCGAGTGAAGATGATGATGATATCATAAACATAAAAGCTTCTTACTCTAAGACACAAGACCAAACCAACTCTATAAACAATGTAGCTTCAAATCTAAAAGCAAAAGAGAACCTCTCACTAAAAGCAAATAGTGGTGACATAAATATAAAAGGTTCAAACCTAGCTTCAGGAGGAAGTACAAGCCTAGAAGCAAGTAACAACATAAATATATTATCAGCCTATAACAAAGACAACCACAGCTATAAAGAAACAAGCGGTTATCTAGAGCTAAAAATAACATCAGATGAAGGACTAGAAACAGAGATAGACCTAACTCTAAAAGATGAACAAGAAGACTTTTCAAATGCTATAGGCTCTACTATATCATCAAACGCAAACTTAATTCTAAAAAGTAAAAATGATACAAATATCATAGGAAGTGATTTAAGTAGTGGTGGAAGTACTACTATGCAAACAGACGGTGAGTTAAAAATAGCAGCCGCTAAAAACACAAGCACAAAGTCAGTAGATAACCTAAATATACATATATATTCTGGAGGAATACCAGAACTAGAACTAGGAGATGGACAACTAGAAGTAGAGCTTGGTCGTGCAACCCTAGATAAAATAAAAAAGACAACCATAGATACAACCGCTACTAAGTCAAATATTTCCTCGGATAAAGATATAGACCTAACAAGTGAAAAAAGTATATTAGTAGAAGGCTCAGACCTAGAAGCTAAAAAAGATGTAGTCCTAACAGCGAGTGAAGACATAACAATAAAAGAAACCAAAGAAACAAGTGAGATAGAGTCAGATGAGATAC
Coding sequences:
- a CDS encoding DUF86 domain-containing protein, whose amino-acid sequence is MSIKVKFELLSLVEAIEKVELYSQDFSNADDFYHDQKSFDASMMQFVIIGESINRLDKRFKTKHNEIPWQKIKDFRNIIAHDYFGIDADEIWDIIKNKILPLKEKITLLSEEFEPTKW
- a CDS encoding nucleotidyltransferase family protein; this encodes MNTRQEILDFLKLNQLYIKKHYSLTKIGLFGSFARNEQKIDSDIDLLIEIEQDAKNIYDLKKSLSKYLTKAFDRNVDIAREKYLKPYAKNEILKDTIYVY
- a CDS encoding hemagglutinin repeat-containing protein produces the protein MKKLTQTISLLISYTLIFLPLHAASIQTDGSTNTTLDKARNNVPVVNIANPNASGLSHNKFREYNVQTQGLILNNSRDTTVNTQLGGFIFGNKNLTSNAKVILNEVTSTSRSRLNGYTEVAGKRADLVIANPNGISINGAGFINTSSVTLSTGTPIINRGNLESFNILGGDISIEGSGLDAMGSDSTYIYTHFLKLNADIHAKNLEIKLGKNSIDANTKQIISSTNSNEVTLFLLDSSTLGGMYANRISLVGTDKGLGVNLPPEVLASTGEIYITNDGDIKLQNVKAKTDMNIDAKDADITIEDTIKSGVDITLKAKNISNNALINSSNDLTITSDNLTNNRTMFSGNDMFLYTKDTLLNNEDANIFAVNNLTMSANILDEKTVKIINDRASIQTLNGDMNLYANTFENSGEKAVIGTKSIGSYDIELFLNGNNNEYYDHLYYQDDGQGGSRTIYTLKYTSDVYNELKNEGKYYNTVKDEWKYASGRLFYDDEHTYYGTPVGPRGLLINGIFYPESELIRTKNLYLHQTFFTYKDRSGLNFANNDKKKPIGYYYDDNDVHSKLNKIYKQFNLNVQKNTSLLGLSYFTLQQTSLPKETQRKFTNTITEDELISSPKKFSKLASGKNLNINVDNLKNYYSEISASEDINFLNPTGTIDNLSETLYRHNTKTGEYYYEWGKSGGLFPKSKYKWAALPTDKSSKVLEKIFSTIQAGKNITGSSGTVSNGYKENAVIPSSTDVNEDENDITYKNSDGTTIISIPKDKFGLFVKTKNPLSTFLIETNPEFALYENFISSDYIMSHIEYDSEATTKRLGDALYENTLIRKSIFAQTGRRFLNSDIKNDNEQFKYLMDNAIQANKSLELSPGISLSKAQINALTQDIVWMEEQIVQGEKVLVPVVYIANANNFKLQGSQIIAGDSLNLKVATLKNSGRLEAGKSLNIEASDSITNIDGNIKANEDITLKATNDISNISANIKAKNINLASTDGSIINKRYTKNVSYSRLNGTDNKVLIGEASSIQASNSLNIEAKDKVLIQGSKLEAKDINIEAKDVEIVTTVDKKDFSAGNSKNYVKEKSTTHLASNINAKNININSKDMTSIKGSNINTSDNLNIKAKKIDVLAVNNFTYKETKETTEGFLSSSSTTNKKSTSRNVAASLNATNVNLTTTKDDIAVVGSNLDAKETLALDSAKDINIKAGYNIDYKDSKTIKTSMLSGSDIFSTSMDNIGALDKTAQSSNLKASNITLKSNTANIEGSNLEAQKSIDIDASEINIQTAKEEHKTWEQHEKISLTFNQAVEGIGNLGLSMATLGQAGSSEDDDDIINIKASYSKTQDQTNSINNVASNLKAKENLSLKANSGDINIKGSNLASGGSTSLEASNNINILSAYNKDNHSYKETSGYLELKITSDEGLETEIDLTLKDEQEDFSNAIGSTISSNANLILKSKNDTNIIGSDLSSGGSTTMQTDGELKIAAAKNTSTKSVDNLNIHIYSGGIPELELGDGQLEVELGRATLDKIKKTTIDTTATKSNISSDKDIDLTSEKSILVEGSDLEAKKDVVLTASEDITIKETKETSEIESDEIHGVAVAKFVIKTEYVALHKAILAVQEAKKTIDNAKDNYDDYKDEVKKQEGLFAKVKQDYKNNVGYIELVDVEEFEELLDDLKEDDKYYKANIALAIVTFTTKQLALVVQITKTATAASQTYGTALSASIELDIDAVQTQLEEYAQKSIASGVMGESITLRAKNKATVQGSTLQAKNNINIDATSTDILASKDNYDKSKDTQHQHLNISIGSSGFSMSGSVDNSETTNEQATQTNSNLQANNININTKEKTSIKGAEVKAKDTLVINTKNLEVASVQNTAKTRSHSIGVSAGYGGGSLSSLGANQSKANSRSKQTVLTSLTGNKVDITTAKNTKLKGATIAALDAQGNDNGNLNLKTETLTASSLNNTYNSKSMSIGIQSGVTTSNSKNINKGIEGGTTEIDGVSTIALDYSNNRTNSKTKTLATLGSGNIQIANKEDSDTKMLNRDASNNEVDIYNISSHKGLKGELDTRLVTSEGRKEIKEDIDISILAGKSITDIATKESVSLTGDSSNGETSLLQNLTNKLDYYSGTKKFVNDEKNKENVDILRNPNATQTQKEQALTSLSNYLTDEMGLDAGEVKLMLDASYKGFTSEQTNKMYVADNINDTSSDLVNSVGNETSDFADLSRDAGVEKTQNYKNNRNEYSEDMGDLAEDLVNKQYASNGYSSLDTVTNNHIGTNLSRPQELNNNIIQDTKNYNKLDKGKGAHRQLKNSEIAFIKTKAKTYAQQKYNKTNPTAEEIQGAEHELAQEAMRSTDKAWSLVLGETDKDAQKFLKENSDGLFAVKNQQEFKDGSTNGEKDIKDLSSLEYENLNNFYKDNVEKTNKESLKDLYVDDAKDRAIQTGKEIVEAVKNSPEIAKQAYESTKDYINNTSKEEIYKDSKELASNTLDDVVEFGKDVVDSTKDLYSNTTDDKTSNRINELYDDKTASTVQGLLASEKVAEGLLSIGGVTAVGKAGVKSIVKNSVQISKKLQITKAQTLTKKTNFKDANEHYIYPDNTKDLDAIPGTIKDTNLQKGDILIRYVRKNSLKRYDNKYNLENDTKGTYTTKAGENWESLSLPGKKEDYVAYKIEVLEDIPTKQSLVTPWFDQVGGGVQYKFRESISDLADPKTGTKLKLIGEYK
- a CDS encoding hemagglutinin repeat-containing protein produces the protein MKKGTIIVDNSETTNEQATQTNSNLQANNININTKEKTSIKGAEVKAKDSLVINTKNLEVASVQDTAKTRSHSIGVSAGYGGGSLSSLGANQSKANSRSKQTILTSLTGNKVDITTAKNTKLKGATIAALDAQGNDNGNLNLKTETLTASSLNNTYNSKSMSIGIQSGVTTSNSKNINKGIEGGTTEIDGVSTIALDYSNNRTNSKTKTLATLGSGNIQIANKEDSDTKMLNRDASNNEVDIYNISSHKGLKGELDTRLLTKDGLNSIKEDLEKTKRTGQSLADVATKDEFELKDTVQHLDEVLKDLEIQKQFALQNDGKGIETLKGEGSTIEQKQEAIKQYAKIYADTYGINIEEANIIATNKFVKASQYSSDGKKSTIDINDNAQRNATDYAKTMGHEVTHARISQGTTRDRGTEKLNEAYADTMGSYSADGMEFSSSTYNSINLNSKLNTNKHVQTAKDKKLLSSNNAKFIKRVITDSNNVEFSTLSIGDYDRFQKNNERNIERLETLTKQGKSDSQEALKLVNTIKKDTKELIHYGVTREEVANNIQNFNNKIDDGNLEFLEVVTAVGGTTVISKKIIKEVHKLDLEVGIKVDNLIKNKVIPVIKNGYYKISNKFLENPTKYTKGGLDAVESYLPGVPSASKVGYGTLLGSKIYDKTIEVLNSENENEK
- a CDS encoding IS3 family transposase; translated protein: MNAKRKSYSANFKAKVVLEVLEGEKTVNEIASGYEVLPLSLRNWKKQFLENMSLAFDKSTVVKEYKDEIDTLKYEKDAIAKKLGETIVEKDFLVEKLKSLASSKERKTLLDAKHKLSQNKQCQLLQVSKSSLYYTPTKPFSRGKDLKILDAINNIYSDFPSYGSRRIHAQLLRDGYSIGKKFVKKAMKYMGIEALYPKPKTTTANKEHYKYPYLLKDFRDYAGRVVIEKTNQVWSTDITYIKLEKGFVYLAAIIDWHSKKILSWKLSNTMDISLVKSVLNEALAFYPKPEIFNTDQGSQYTSKVHVDILKKHNIKISMDGKGRATDNICIERFWRSIKYEEIYLNEYKNIKSLNRAIKIYMNSYNKKRLHSAIGYKTPNEVYYKAVNNLDPKGAKLLPLVS